A single Mastomys coucha isolate ucsf_1 chromosome X, UCSF_Mcou_1, whole genome shotgun sequence DNA region contains:
- the Capn6 gene encoding calpain-6 → MGPPLKLFKNQKYQELKQECMKDGRLFCDPTFLPENDSLFFNRLLPGKVVWKRPQDISDDPHLIVGNISNHQLIQGRLGNKAMISAFSCLAVQESHWTKAIPNHKDQEWDPRKPEKYAGIFRFRFWHFGEWTEVVIDDLLPTINGDLVFSFSTSMNEFWNALLEKAYAKLLGCYEALDGLTITDIIMDFTGTLAEIIDMQKGRYTDLVEEKYKLFGELYKTFTKGGLICCSIESPSQEEQEVETDWGLLKGYTYTMTDIRKLRLGERLVEVFSTEKLYMVRLRNPLGRQEWSGPWSEISEEWQQLTVTDRKNLGLVMSDDGEFWMSLEDFCHNFHKLNVCRNVNNPVFGRKELESVVGCWTVDDDPLMNRSGGCYNNRDTFLQNPQYIFTVPEDGHKVIMSLQQKDLRTYRRMGRPDNYIIGFELFKVEMNRRFRLHHLYIQERAGTSTYIDTRTVFLSKYLKKGNYVLVPTMFQHGRTSEFLLRIFSEVPVQLRELTLDMPKMSCWNLARGYPKVVTQITVHSAEGLEKKYANETVNPYLIIKCGKEEVRSPVQRNTVHAIFDTQAIFYRRTTDIPIIIQVWNSRKFCDQFLGQVTLDADPSDCRDLKSLYLRKKGGPTAKVKQGHISFKVISSDDLTEL, encoded by the exons GACATTTCTGATGACCCCCACCTGATTGTGGGCAACATCAGCAACCACCAGCTGATCCAGGGAAGACTGGGGAACAAGGCAATGATCTCTGCATTTTCCTGTTTGGCTGTTCAGGAGTCACACTGGACGAAG GCAATTCCCAACCACAAGGATCAGGAATGGGATCCTCGAAAGCCAGAGAAATATGCTGGAATCTTCCGCTTCCGTTTCTGGCACTTCGGAGAATGGACTGAGGTGGTGATTGATGACTTGCTTCCCACCATCAACGGAGATCTGGTCTTCTCATTCTCTACTTCCATGAATGAGTTTTGGAATGCTCTACTGGAAAAAGCCTATGCAAA GCTTCTGGGCTGTTATGAGGCTTTGGATGGTCTGACCATCACTGATATCATCATGGACTTCACCGGCACATTGGCTGAAATCATTGACATGCAGAAAGGACGATACACTGATCTTGTTGAGGAGAAGTACAAGCTGTTTGGAGAACTGTACAAAACGTTCACCAAAGGAGGTCTAATTTGCTGCTCCATTGAG TCTCCCAGCCAGGAGGAACAAGAAGTTGAAACAGACTGGGGTCTACTGAAGGGTTATACCTACACCATGACTGATATTCGCAAGCTCCGTCTTGGAGAAAGACTTGTGGAAGTCTTCAGTACTGAGAAGCTGTATATGGTTCGCCTAAGAAACCCACTGGGAAGACAAGAATGGAGTGGCCCCTGGAGTGAAAT tTCGGAAGAGTGGCAGCAACTGACTGTAACAGATCGCAAGAACCTGGGGCTTGTTATGTCTGATGATGGAGAATTTTG GATGAGTCTGGAAGATTTTTGCCACAACTTTCACAAACTGAATGTCTGCCGCAATGTGAATAACCCTGTTTTTGGCCGCAAGGAGCTGGAATCAGTGGTGGGATGTTGGACTGTGGATGATGACCCTCTGATGAACCGATCAGGAGGTTGCTATAACAACCGTGATACCTTCCTGCAGAATCCTCAG TACATCTTCACTGTGCCCGAGGATGGCCATAAAGTCATCATGTCACTGCAACAGAAGGACCTACGCACTTACCGCCGAATGGGAAGACCTGACAATTACATCATTGGTTTTGAGCTCTTCAAG GTGGAGATGAATAGAAGGTTCCGCCTTCACCACCTGTATATTCAGGAGCGTGCTGGGACTTCCACCTATATCGACACTCGTACTGTGTTTTTGAGCAAGTATCTGAAGAAGGGCAACTATGTGCTTGTTCCAACCATGTTCCAGCATGGCCGTACCAGTGAATTTCTACTAAGGATCTTCTCGGAAGTGCCTGTCCAGCTCAG GGAACTGACTTTGGACATGCCCAAGATGTCTTGCTGGAACCTGGCACGTGGCTACCCGAAGGTGGTTACCCAGATCACTGTCCACAGTGCTGAGGGCCTGGAGAAGAAGTATGCCAATGAAA CTGTCAATCCATATCTGATCATCAAatgtggaaaggaagaagtccgTTCCCCTGTCCAGAGGAATACTGTGCATGCCATTTTTGACACACAGGCCATTTTCTACAGAAGGACCACTGACATTCCTATCATCATCCAG GTGTGGAATAGCAGAAAATTCTGTGATCAGTTCCTGGGGCAGGTTACTCTGGATGCTGACCCCAGCGACTGCCGTGATCTGAAATCTCTGTACCTGCGTAAGAAGGGTGGTCCCACTGCCAAAGTCAAGCAAGGCCACATCAGCTTCAAAGTTATCTCTAGTGATGATCTCACTGAGCTCTAA